One Amaranthus tricolor cultivar Red isolate AtriRed21 chromosome 10, ASM2621246v1, whole genome shotgun sequence genomic window carries:
- the LOC130824955 gene encoding uncharacterized mitochondrial protein AtMg00860-like → MEWSSPKSVTEVRSFLGLAGYYRKFLENFSKIARPLFELLKKGVRFQWGEKHSKSLEELKRRLTTALVLTMPDCVKAFEVYYFEVDIYYHPGKANKVADAVSRRPTISVNAIMTKVKFEKQKSSGLLQPLEIPE, encoded by the exons ATGGAATGGTCGAGtccaaagagtgttactgaagtaagaagtttcttaggcttagCAGGCTATTATAGGaagtttttggaaaatttttccaaaattgcCCGGccgttgtttgagttgcttaaaaaGGGAGTTCGGTTTCAATGGGGCGAGAAGCATAGTAAATCACTAGAAGAGCTTAAGAGGAGACTTACGACTGCACTTGTGTTGACCATGCCCGACTGTGTgaaagcatttgaggtatatt ACTTTGAAGTTGACATATATTATCATCCTGGgaaagcaaacaaagtggcagATGCAGTGAGTAGAAGGCCGACGATATctgtaaatgctataatgacg aaggtgaaatttgaaaaGCAGAAAAGTTCtggactacttcaaccactagaaattCCTGAATGA
- the LOC130824954 gene encoding uncharacterized protein LOC130824954 — protein MDFVVGLPRRHRRNNIIWVIVDRLTKVARFLPMKETWSVKQLADAYVREIIRLHGVPRNIVSDRDPKVLSRFWEKLQDAFGSKLCLSTAFHPMDRNVPEGPDLIQDSIDSLRVVQENIKAAQSRHKSYADNRRRALQFDEGDKLRKYIHDPSHVSVHEPFQIDENLAYEERLIRILDRQGKELRNKRISQVKVLWSNHHVEEATWKSETDMRERYPQLFF, from the exons atggattttgtagttggattaccaagaaGGCACCGAAGAAATAACATaatttgggtaatagttgataGATTGACTAAAGTTGCAAGATTCCTGCCAATGAAGGAAACATGGTCAGTAAAACAATTGGCTGACGCTTATGTTCGAGAAATTATAAGATTACATGGAGTACCGAGAAACATTGTGTCTGATAGAGACCCAAAAGTTTTGTCacgattttgggaaaagttgcaagatGCATTCGGATCTAAACTATGTTTAAGTACCgcatttcatccg atggacCGAAATGTGCCTGAAGGACCAGATCTTATTCAAGACTCTATCGATAGCTTGAGGGTGGTGCAAGAGAATATAAAGGCAGCACAAAGTAGACATAAGAGTTATGCAGACAATCGTCGCAGAGCTTTACAATTTGATGAAGGTGAtaaa ttgagaaagtatatccacgacCCATCACATGTGTCAGTTCACGAACCCTTCCAAATTGATGAAAACCTTGCTTATGAAGAAAGActaattagaattttggatcgtCAAGGAAAAGAATTGAGGAATAAAAGAATATCTCAAGTTAAAGTGCTATGGTCAAACCATCATGTTGAAGAAGCAACTTGGAAAAGCGAAACTGATATGAGAGAACGCTATCCCCAGTTGTtcttttag
- the LOC130825716 gene encoding uncharacterized protein LOC130825716 encodes MLTLDGTTNLSLGLKFPSIYVFRKALRYHAVECGYNYYYLHNGRSRITVYCYNRCDCLKSKARIINCVCVKDKKCYFKVHAKKLKDEKTLQIRSYIPEHTCGHQHINNKVTALYLAEKYIEDWRENPNWDLRAFMKRVNRELGCEVKYSKCYMAKRIAKKLIVGDASEEYSRVWDYAEAIRRFNPGSTAIVKCIGIDTPPPLFQRMYICLPACKEGFVAGCRPIIGVDGAHLKGEFPGVLLTTVGKDGNNNIFPIAWAVVETENVETWTWFLNLLVEDLKSVSPSSSCARAGCEGFTFMSDRQKGLIEALNSVVPEAEIRFCCKHIWANFKIKFPRELYKQHFWRAARAYNKFHFDKEMIAIKNISVEAHEYLSAIPAKHWSRHAFCSRSKSGMLLNNICESFNNVLVEARGKPIISLMEWIRRYVMQRSAAKREGLGKFKGVLMPAITKTIEKNSKEIYGLRVIPVDVFEFEVDDDEKSYVVNLTNKTCLCGSWNLIGIP; translated from the exons ATGCTAACCCTAGATGGGACCACCAATTTGTCGTTAGGCCTTAAGTTTCCTTCGATATATGTGTTTAGAAAAGCATTAAGGTACCATGCTgttgaatgtggttacaattattattacttgCATAATGGTAGAAGTAGGATAACCgtgtattgctacaatagatgTGATTGTCTGAAATCGAAAGCTAGAATTATAAATTGTGTTTGTGTCAAGGATaagaagtgttattttaaggttcatgctaagaagttgaaagatgagaagacacttcaaataaggagttataTTCCCGAGCACACTTGTGGTCACCAACACATTAATAACAAAGTCACTGCGttgtatttagctgagaaatacatagaGGATTGGAGGGAAAATCCAAATTGGGATTTAAGGGCATTTATGAAACGGGTTAATAGAGAAttaggttgtgaagtgaagtattctaagtgttacatggctaaaagaattgcTAAGAAATTGATCGTtggtgatgctagtgaagagtatagTAGGGTGTGGGATTATGCTGAAGCGATAAGGAGGTTTAACCCAGGAAGCACTGCAATCGTgaaatgcattggaatagacaCACCTCCACCCTTGTTtcaaaggatgtatatatgtttgCCAGCATGTAAGGAGGGTTTTGTTGCTGGATGTAGGCCTATTATAGGTGTGGATGGGGCACATTTGAAGGGAGAATTCCCTGGGGTTTTGCTGACTACTGTAGGTAAGGATGGGAACAATAACATCTTCCCTATTGCATGGGCTGTGGTTGAAACCGAAAATGTAGAAACCTGGACTTGGTTTCTAAATCTCCTCGTAGAAGACCTGAAGTCGGTTAGTCCATCGAGTAGTTGTGCACGAGCTGGATGTGAAGGTTTTACCTTCatgagcgataggcaaaag GGTTTGATTGAAGCTTTGAATTCAGTAGTTCCTGAAGCTGAAATAAGGTTCTGTTGTAAGCATATTTGGGCTAATTTCAAGATCAAGTTTCCTAGAGAGTTgtacaaacaacacttttggAGAGCAGCAAGAGCTTACAACAAG TTTCATTTTGATAAGGAAATGATTgcaataaagaatatttctgttGAGGCACATGAATATCTATCTGCTATTCCTGCTAAACATTGGTCTAGGCATGCCTTTTGTAGTAGGAGTAAGTCCGGAATGTTGTTAAATAATATTTGTGAGTCATTCAACAACGTGTTAGTAGAAGCTAGGGGGAAGCCCATTATATCTCttatggagtggattaggagATATGTGATGCAAAGGAGTGCAGCCAAACGAGAGGGGTTGGGTAAATTTAAAGGTGTGTTGATGCCAGCTATAACCAAAACgattgaaaaaaattcaaaagaaatatATGGTTTGAGGGTAATCCCAGTAGATGTGTTTGAATttgaggtggatgatgatgaaaaaagtTACGTCGTAAACTTGACCAATAAGACATGCCTTTGTGGAAGTTGGAATCTTATTGGGATCCCTTGA